The following are encoded together in the Mycosarcoma maydis chromosome 4, whole genome shotgun sequence genome:
- a CDS encoding uncharacterized protein (related to Retrovirus-related POL polyprotein) yields the protein MINPNTVRLNDAELPNVMGDYSSENFLYDAAGRLLVARLNCSGQQLNIACVYVPADSTERSAWLENTTDLLVSLEGRLLCDIVGGDWNMVTHIQDHTSTRRPNLQERHRLLTFLSYLNDETDLIDGYREHFPDSIMYTHTGPNSAARLDRIYVTPAISYRSCEWDTHVLPKSLNLDHLMVTARIKPYSPTKRGPGRFRFKCNLLKSQPVQARLTVLVNKLKESPVTPARWTLLKNELESTLSAIVRTKSQALTSARLRAKRRRTRLLLRRRASPNPSLERKLAAATVRESQLNEYATKAFAYSAMAKNRLLGEKPTKWFYSRCSASSLSNVSALKSSRTNTLVENPQDLPAVAADFYKSLFAVRLTNPSKGRNFIDLMPKLPRALSESTSVPITSTEVKAVLKGAATGKSPGPDGLPVELFKEVFQSSSDNAETLCEGLAQLFNSLLQGERADESFSVGVLSILYKNKGSPQDLKNYRPLTVANSDYKLFTGILAKRLCSALNGVVGPHQYAFLPGRLIDDNIRLVQSIIDENQGSETEGVYLLFIDQEKAYDRVDHKFLWRLLKQVGLPEPIRHAIKALYANVKLKVMVNGFASKPFPVRSGVRQGDPLSCILYVLFLEPLIRKIQTSEIEGITIPNSAPIKAVCYADDTVLVLKNQTEVDLARSILQDFCEGTGAQINWNKSSILKVGNPPPITIPEVSFVSPDNPYFHLGVPIGTNTEVQIQNLWDSVRLTFETIATRWSKAHLSLKGRIMVANSLMFSIPRYHLKFIPISPQTLSSLVKIYYDFIWDQKWLHKIHDLHALLPPEKGGIGSFDLSCVIEALSAEAVAKLESRDDLPWVQIQRRLLAKLHTRTRGEILSVITRPWVQRVSSRDLKMSELPSGIRHMWIPWLRLLKSDSDTISIGPPKTKQDVLNINFWYHRDLTVRPGQGARRFSNFSFRFLAELGISSIGEVWDPGTRTVILPATLPASKTQAMTQAITNLIRDLPAPWLELLNDTSLYTSSTSDQLCLSLGSGDHKKMAPLHKFRFREIYRQLVSQKTKEVNYDARVQPILQIYTNHTGKRGNLAMIWRAARHEFLTPKQGDLLWRLLHAKVKIGQDLHWLPRESQICPNCIIPSSIEHLWIECPAAQHLWCLVRTIWDKAWDITDPNTAKPAFPQIESRHDLACWLALAPVSDRFHARRWKVLFGTAVWSIWISYLRWSYSEDLTALFPASIRALFLTLLRNRFQEDRLLSLNSLYTNKTYNVEAFKLTWGQPPSTARAAISVMEILPPTS from the coding sequence ATGATCAATCCGAATACGGTGAGACTAAATGATGCAGAACTACCCAATGTCATGGGAGACTATTCTTCTGAGAATTTCCTCTATGATGCTGCTGGGCGCCTCCTTGTTGCTCGCCTAAATTGTTCTGGCCAACAATTGAATATCGCGTGTGTATATGTCCCAGCTGATAGCACTGAGCGCTCTGCTTGGCTGGAAAACACAACAGATCTCTTGGTCTCGCTTGAGGGTCGCCTCCTATGTGACATAGTAGGTGGCGACTGGAATATGGTTACACATATCCAGGACCACACCTCGACCAGAAGACCTAATCTCCAAGAAAGGCATCGTTTGTTAACGTTCCTCTCCTATCTAAATGACGAAACTGACCTCATAGATGGCTACCGGGAACACTTCCCGGATTCTATTATGTACACCCATACGGGTCCAAATAGCGCTGCCCGTCTTGACCGAATCTACGTAACGCCTGCTATTTCCTACCGCAGCTGCGAGTGGGATACCCACGTGTTGCCAAAATCCCTCAATCTTGACCACCTCATGGTTACAGCCAGAATCAAGCCTTATAGCCCCACTAAGCGCGGCCCTGGCCGATTCCGGTTTAAATGCAACCTCTTGAAGTCGCAACCTGTACAGGCACGCCTAACCGTGCTTGTAAACAAACTAAAGGAGAGCCCAGTGACCCCTGCTCGCTGGACCCTCCTTAAAAATGAGCTTGAGAGTACGCTTTCAGCCATCGTCCGTACCAAGTCCCAAGCCTTGACGAGTGCCCGCTTACGGGCCAAACGTCGCCGCACACGACTGTTACTTCGACGCCGCGCCTCTCCGAATCCCTCGCTTGAGCGAAaacttgctgctgccacaGTGAGAGAAAGTCAGCTGAACGAGTATGCAACCAAAGCTTTTGCTTATAGTGCAATGGCCAAGAACCGCCTACTTGGGGAAAAACCCACCAAGTGGTTTTACTCTCGCTGCTCCGCCTCCTCACTCTCGAATGTCTCAGCACTAAAATCGAGCCGCACCAACACGCTAGTGGAAAATCCTCAGGATCTCCCGgctgttgcagctgacTTTTACAAGTCTCTCTTCGCGGTACGTCTCACAAATCCCAGCAAGGGTCGCAACTTCATCGACCTCATGCCGAAACTCCCGAGGGCTCTGAGCGAATCCACATCTGTTCCCATAACCTCCACTGAGGTGAAAGCTGTACTTAAAGGGGCGGCTACGGGTAAGTCGCCTGGACCAGATGGTTTGCCAGTTGAGCTTTTTAAAGAAGTTTTCCAGTCTTCTTCGGATAATGCAGAAACCCTGTGCGAAGGTTTGGCCCAGCTCTTTAACTCCCTTCTACAGGGGGAACGAGCGGACGAATCTTTTTCGGTTGGAGTTCTCTCCATCCTGTACAAAAACAAAGGCTCCCCACAGGACCTTAAAAATTATCGACCCCTCACAGTAGCGAATTCGGATTACAAGCTGTTCACTGGTATCTTAGCCAAACGGCTCTGTTCTGCACTCAACGGGGTCGTTGGTCCGCACCAATACGCCTTCTTGCCAGGAAGGCTAATTGATGACAATATTCGACTGGTCCAATCCATCATTGACGAAAACCAAGGCTCTGAAACTGAAGGTGTCTACCTTCTCTTCATTGACCAAGAGAAAGCATATGATCGGGTTGACCACAAATTCCTCTGGCGGCTGCTGAAACAGGTTGGGCTCCCCGAACCTATTCGACACGCCATCAAAGCCCTGTATGCCAATGTCAAATTAAAAGTCATGGTTAATGGGTTCGCCAGCAAACCTTTTCCGGTCCGAAGTGGAGTACGGCAGGGAGACCCCCTCAGCTGTATTCTCTATGTCCTCTTCCTAGAACCACTTATCCGGAAAATACAAACCTCCGAAATTGAAGGAATCACCATCCCAAACTCCGCGCCCATAAAAGCTGTCTGCTATGCGGATGACACCGTGCTGGTCCTTAAAAACCAGACTGAGGTGGATCTCGCCCGTAGTATTCTGCAGGATTTCTGCGAAGGCACCGGCGCACAAATTAACTGGAATAAATCGAGTATCCTCAAGGTCGGGAATCCCCCACCAATTACTATACCTGAGGTCTCCTTCGTATCTCCTGATAACCCGTACTTCCACTTAGGCGTTCCTATAGGGACGAATACCGAAGTGCAAATACAAAACCTCTGGGATAGCGTACGCCTGACCTTTGAGACCATTGCCACTCGATGGTCCAAGGCTCACCTCTCGCTCAAAGGACGAATCATGGTGGCGAATAGCCTCATGTTCTCCATCCCTAGATACCACCTGAAATTTATCCCAATTAGTCCACAGACGCTTTCGTCGCTTGTGAAAATATATTATGACTTTATTTGGGACCAAAAATGGCTACATAAAATACACGACCTCCACGCCCTTCTCCCACCGGAAAAGGGTGGCATTGGCAGTTTTGACCTCAGTTGTGTGATCGAGGCACTCAGTGCCGAGGCAGTAGCAAAACTTGAATCTCGCGACGACTTACCTTGGGTGCAAATCCAACGAAGGCTGTTGGCGAAACTCCACACCCGCACACGGGGCGAAATCCTCTCTGTCATAACCCGACCGTGGGTTCAGCGGGTCTCGAGCCGTGATCTCAAGATGAGCGAACTTCCCTCGGGCATCCGTCATATGTGGATTCCTTGGCTCCGCCTTCTTAAATCTGATTCGGATACGATCTCCATTGGTCCACCTAAGACCAAGCAGGACGTGCTGAATATTAACTTCTGGTACCACCGCGATCTCACAGTCCGCCCTGGACAAGGCGCGCGTCGCTTCTCCAATTTCTCGTTTCGATTTTTGGCGGAGCTAGGTATCTCCTCAATCGGAGAGGTCTGGGATCCAGGGACAAGGACAGTTATACTGCCGGCTACCCTCCCTGCCTCCAAAACTCAAGCCATGACACAGGCGATTACGAATCTGATTCGTGACCTTCCTGCGCCTTGGCTAGAACTGCTAAATGATACCTCGTTATATACCTCCTCCACAAGCGACCAGCTCTGCCTGTCGCTGGGGAGCGGGGATCATAAAAAGATGGCCCCACTACATAAATTTCGCTTCCGTGAAATCTATCGCCAATTAGTGAGCCAAAAAACCAAGGAAGTGAACTACGATGCTCGGGTTCAACCAATCCTCCAAATTTACACGAACCATACCGGTAAACGGGGAAATTTAGCTATGATCTGGCGAGCAGCCAGGCATGAGTTCCTGACCCCAAAGCAGGGCGATCTCCTCTGGAGACTCCTGCACGCCAAGGTAAAAATCGGGCAAGACCTCCACTGGCTCCCTCGTGAGTCTCAGATCTGCCCTAATTGTATTATACCCTCTTCCATCGAACACCTCTGGATAGAGTGCCCTGCGGCACAACACCTTTGGTGTCTGGTACGAACCATATGGGACAAGGCCTGGGATATCACTGATCCGAATACAGCGAAACCGGCCTTCCCCCAAATTGAATCCCGACATGACCTAGCCTGCTGGCTGGCACTCGCGCCCGTATCTGACCGCTTCCACGCTCGCCGCTGGAAAGTACTTTTCGGAACGGCCGTGTGGTCAATCTGGATTTCCTATCTCCGCTGGAGCTATAGTGAAGATCTAACAGCCCTATTCCCAGCTTCAATCCGTGCGCTCTTCCTAACGCTGTTGCGCAACCGATTTCAAGAGGACCGCTTGTTGTCACTTAATTCGCTCTACACGAATAAGACCTACAATGTGGAAGCCTTCAAACTCACTTGGGGACAACCCCCCTCTACCGCTAGGGCTGCTATTTCCGTCATGGAAATTCTGCCACCTACCTCCTAA
- a CDS encoding uncharacterized protein (related to MAM3 - Protein required for normal mitochondrial morphology), whose product MDLVAARTAGSARIGSSRHVVTASSMQYRAQPFVKLAIVALTALVHLIAPVLSAPFSFATPYLSTASDASGASHPHHDGDDPVSDDPLKLTIDILTIAALVVLGGIFAGLTLGLMGLDMVNLQVLASSGSDKERKHATKVLKLLEKGRHWVLVVLLLGNVIVNETLPVFLSDFGGGLAAVLSSTLLIVIFGEIVPQSICARYGLAIGAFCAPMVHATMLILAPIAWPTAKFLDWCLGEEHGTTYRKAELKTFVSLHQQIGTEHLHEDEVTIIRAVLELNDKTVRDVMTPIEDVYIMSSDTILDEEGVAKLVRSGYSRVPVHEPGKKDAIVGMLLVKNLIQYDPEDALAVSSFHLTPLPEASCDLTLLDCLNYFQQGRSHMILVSTHPGESRGALGVVTLEDVIEEMIGEEIVDETDIYVDVHNKIKVVRNRQAANSAGQNWQPLIRGIIERRRKLGGPMKAPLRSSYGTIGIMDNDLGARNDAKYGLPNSKVRAVDKVAIKRPGSPNSFASISRKASGSYEPNTPMRRESTSSVATSVDGLNYQDLHRAALSNQTSGSVQNSYSEPFIVEVGSQDRTPHIVRISDIQEYPGAEERARKEDERHQHQSANDIRNGDFINDDAAENDESGERRPLLDGIKRVSGRSN is encoded by the coding sequence ATGGACTTGGTGGCGGCTCGTACCGCCGGCTCAGCGCGGATCGGCTCGTCTCGGCATGTTGTTACTGCTAGCTCAATGCAGTATCGCGCACAGCCTTTTGTCAAACTTGCCATTGTTGCGTTGACGGCTTTGGTGCATCTCATCGCACCGGTACTCTCAGCTCCCTTCTCCTTCGCAACACCGTATCTTTCAACCGCATCCGATGCGTCGGGAGCTTCACATCCCCATcacgatggcgacgatcCTGTCAGCGACGATCCGCTCAAACTTACCATCGACATTCTCACCATCGCTGCGCTTGTCGTGCTCGGTGGTATCTTTGCAGGCCTCACTCTTGGGCTCATGGGCCTTGACATGGTCAATCTTCAGGTATTAGCCTCCTCTGGCTCTGACAAGGAACGCAAGCACGCCACAAAGGTGCTCAAGCTTCTTGAAAAAGGTCGTCACTgggtgctcgtcgtcttgcttcTCGGAAAcgtcatcgtcaacgaGACCCTGCCCGTCTTTCTTTCCGACTTTGGCGGTGGTCTCGCAGCCGTActctcttccaccttgctcatcgtcatctttgGAGAAATCGTCCCGCAAAGCATCTGCGCACGTTACGGTCTCGCTATCGGCGCCTTTTGCGCACCCATGGTTCATGCCACCAtgctcatcctcgctcCCATCGCCTGGCCAACTGCCAAGTTCCTTGACTGGTGTCTCGGCGAAGAGCACGGCACCACCTACCGCaaagccgagctcaagacTTTTGTATCACTTCACCAGCAGATAGGAACCGAGCACTTGCACGAAGACGAAGTCACCATTATCCGCGCTGTactcgagctcaacgatAAGACCGTTCGCGACGTCATGACCCCAATCGAAGATGTCTATATCATGTCGAGCGATACCATCCTTGACGAGGAAGGCGTAGCCAAACTGGTTCGATCCGGCTATTCGCGTGTACCCGTGCACGAACCGGGCAAGAAGGATGCCATTGTCGGTATGCTATTGGTCAAAAACCTCATCCAGTATGATCCTGAGGACGCTCTAGCCGTGTCGAGCTTCCATCTCACTCCGCTTCCCGAGGCCAGTTGCGATCTCACGCTCCTCGACTGTCTCAACTACTTCCAGCAAGGTCGCAGTCACATGATTCTCGTCTCGACTCACCCTGGCGAGTCGCGCGGTGCGCTCGGCGTTGTCACGCTCGAGGATGTCATCGAAGAGATGATTGGAGAAGAAATCGTTGACGAAACTGACATCTATGTTGACGTACacaacaagatcaaggtCGTCCGAAATCGTCAGGCTGCCAATAGTGCCGGTCAGAACTGGCAGCCCCTCATTCGCGGTATCATTGAGCGACGTCGAAAGCTCGGCGGTCCTATGAAGGCACCCCTCCGCAGCAGCTACGGCACCATTGGCATCATGGACAACGATCTCGGCGCCAGAAACGACGCAAAGTACGGACTACCCAACAGCAAAGTTCGTGCCGTCGACAAAGTGGCCATTAAGCGACCAGGATCACCTAATTCGTTTGCCAGCATCTCTCGCAAAGCCTCCGGCTCATACGAGCCAAATACTCCCATGCGGCGCGAGAGCACCTCTTCCGTCGCCACGTCCGTGGACGGTCTCAACTATCAAGATTTGCATCGTGCTGCGCTCAGCAACCAAACTTCCGGCAGCGTTCAGAACTCCTACTCAGAACCTTTTATTGTCGAGGTCGGCAGTCAGGATCGTACACCTCACATCGTCAGGATATCCGACATCCAAGAATATCCTGGTGCAGAAGAGCGAGCCAGAAAAGAAGACGAAAGGCACCAACATCAGTCTGCCAATGATATTCGCAACGGTGACTTTATTAACGATGACGCTGCCGAGAACGATGAAAGTGGAGAGAGACGACCTTTGCTGGACGGCATCAAAAGGGTATCTGGGCGGTCCAATTAG